Proteins from a genomic interval of Homo sapiens chromosome 15 genomic patch of type FIX, GRCh38.p14 PATCHES HG2139_PATCH:
- the GOLGA6L7 gene encoding golgin subfamily A member 6-like protein 7 (The RefSeq protein has 1 non-frameshifting indel compared to this genomic sequence), which translates to MMSEKTQQRKLAGTKKKFTDYHQWNSAGVGTGATDTKKKKINHGANPETTTSGGCHSPEDKQQNRAQLKEENKASHQHQQALRRQLEAQDHTIRILMCQKTELETALHDSQDAARKFEEDSKDLAARLHHSWHFAGELQRALSAMSAEHERADKYIKELTKEREAMSLELFRNIITNKELKEKNAELQEKLRLVETEKSEIQLHIKELKRKLETDKIPLPQVQTNTLQEKMWRQEEELRDQEELRDQEKLRKHEEKMWRQEQRLRDQEKELREQEQQMQEQEEQMRKQEEQMRKQEEQMRKQEEQMRKQEEQMRKQEEQMRKQEEQMGKQEEQMGEQEEQMRKQEKQMLKQKEQMRKQEEQMWKQEEQIGEQEEQMRKQEEQMWKQEEQIGEQEEQMRKQEEQMWKQEEQMGEQMRKQEEQMGEQEEQIRKQEEQMGEQEEQMRKQEEQMGEQEEQMRKQEEQMGEQEEQMRKQEEQMGEQEEQMGEQEEQMRKQVERLQFKEERLWDEYEKMQEEEEKIRRQVEKRREKKERMGEQEKTQEERCSEPCLPPSKYPSDMSHPGSLEPAREAGKGYSHDNRTAQIMQLPPGMKNAQERPGLGSTSCIPFFYGGDKKKIKIISI; encoded by the exons atgatGTCCGAAAAAACCCAACAAAGAAAATTGGCTGGGACCAAGAAAAAG TTTACAGACTATCATCAGTGGAACAGTGCTGGTGTTGGTACCGGAGCAACCGacaccaaaaagaagaaaataaatcatggcGCTAACCCTGAGACAACCACTTCGGGGGGCTGCCACTCGCCTGAGGAT AAACAACAGAACCGAGCTCAGCTGAAAGAG GAAAATAAGGCAAGCCACCAACATCAGCAAGCCCTAAGGAGGCAGCTAGAG GCCCAGGATCATACCATACGAATCCTTATGTGTCAGAAAACTGAACTGGAGACAGCGCTCCATGACAGCCAGGATGCTGCCAGGAAATTTGAAG AAGATTCCAAGGATCTGGCAGCCCGCCTGCATCATTCCTGGCACTTTGCAGGAGAGTTACAGCGGGCTCTCTCTGCTATGTCCGCAGAGCACGAGAGGGCGGACAAG TACATCAAGGAGTTAACAAAGGAGAGGGAAGCCATGAGTCTGGAGCTGTTCAGGAACAT CATAACCAATAAGGAGCTGAAGGAGAAAAATGCCGAACTACAAGAAAAACTTCGACTGGTAGAAACTGAAAAGTCTGAGATCCAGCTCCACATCAAGGAGCTAAAAAGGAAACTGGAGACGGACAAAATCCCGCTGCCACAG GTTCAAACCAACACTTTGCAGGAGaagatgtggaggcaggaggaggagctaCGGGATCAGGAGAAGCTACGGAAGCAcgaggagaagatgtggagacAGGAGCAGAGGCTGCGGGACCAGGAGAAGGAGCTGCGGGAGCAGGAGCAGCAGatgcaggagcaggaggagcagatgcggaagcaggaggagcagatgcggaagcaggaggagcagatgcggaagcaggaggagcagatgcggaagcaggaggagcagatgcggaagcaggaggagcagatgcggaagcaggaggagcagatggggaagcaggaggagcagatgggggagcaggaggagcagatgcggaagcaggagaagcagatgctgaagcagaaggagcagatgcggaagcaggaggagcagatgtggaagcaggaggagcagataggggagcaggaggagcagatgcggaagcaggaggagcagatgtggaagcaggaggagcagataggggagcaggaggagcagatgcgaaagcaggaggagcagatgtggaagcaggaggagcagatgggggagcagatgaggaagcaggaggagcagatgggggagcaggaggagcagatccggaagcaggaggagcagatgggggagcaggaggagcagatgcggaagcaggaggagcagatgggggagcaggaggagcagatgcggaagcaggaggagcagatgggggagcaggaggagcagatgaggaagcaggaggagcagatgggggagcaggaggagcagatgggggagcaggaggagcagatgcggAAGCAGGTGGAGAGGCTGCAATTCAAGGAGGAGAGGCTGTGGGATGAGTATGAGAAgatgcaggaggaggaggagaagatcCGGAGGCAGGTGGAGAAGAGGCGGGAGAAGAAGGAGAGGATGGGAGAGCAGGAGAAGACGCAGGAGGAGCGGTGCTCAgagccctgcctccctccctccaaatATCCTTCTGATATGAGCCACCCTGGCAGCCTGGAGCCTGCACGAGAGGCCGGGAAGGGTTATTCCCATGACAACCGCACTGCACAGATCATGCAGCTGCCCCCTGGAATGAAGAACGCCCAGGAGCGCCCAGGCTTAGGCAGCACCTCCTGCATCCCATTCTTCTACGGAGGAGACAAGAAAAAGATCAAGATCATCAGTATCTAA
- the GOLGA6L7 gene encoding golgin subfamily A member 6-like protein 7 isoform X1 — MTARMLPGNLKKIPRIWQPACIIPGTLQESYSGLSLLCPQSTRGRTSITNKELKEKNAELQEKLRLVETEKSEIQLHIKELKRKLETDKIPLPQVQTNTLQEKMWRQEEELRDQEKLRKHEEKMWRQEQRLRDQEKELREQEQQMQEQEEQMRKQEEQMRKQEEQMRKQEEQMRKQEEQMRKQEEQMRKQEEQMGKQEEQMGEQEEQMRKQEKQMLKQKEQMRKQEEQMWKQEEQIGEQEEQMRKQEEQMWKQEEQIGEQEEQMRKQEEQMWKQEEQMGEQMRKQEEQMGEQEEQIRKQEEQMGEQEEQMRKQEEQMGEQEEQMRKQEEQMGEQEEQMRKQEEQMGEQEEQMGEQEEQMRKQVERLQFKEERLWDEYEKMQEEEEKIRRQVEKRREKKERMGEQEKTQEERCSEPCLPPSKYPSDMSHPGSLEPAREAGKGYSHDNRTAQIMQLPPGMKNAQERPGLGSTSCIPFFYGGDKKKIKIISI, encoded by the exons ATGACAGCCAGGATGCTGCCAGGAAATTTGAAG AAGATTCCAAGGATCTGGCAGCCCGCCTGCATCATTCCTGGCACTTTGCAGGAGAGTTACAGCGGGCTCTCTCTGCTATGTCCGCAGAGCACGAGAGGGCGGACAAG CATAACCAATAAGGAGCTGAAGGAGAAAAATGCCGAACTACAAGAAAAACTTCGACTGGTAGAAACTGAAAAGTCTGAGATCCAGCTCCACATCAAGGAGCTAAAAAGGAAACTGGAGACGGACAAAATCCCGCTGCCACAG GTTCAAACCAACACTTTGCAGGAGaagatgtggaggcaggaggaggagctaCGGGATCAGGAGAAGCTACGGAAGCAcgaggagaagatgtggagacAGGAGCAGAGGCTGCGGGACCAGGAGAAGGAGCTGCGGGAGCAGGAGCAGCAGatgcaggagcaggaggagcagatgcggaagcaggaggagcagatgcggaagcaggaggagcagatgcggaagcaggaggagcagatgcggaagcaggaggagcagatgcggaagcaggaggagcagatgcggaagcaggaggagcagatggggaagcaggaggagcagatgggggagcaggaggagcagatgcggaagcaggagaagcagatgctgaagcagaaggagcagatgcggaagcaggaggagcagatgtggaagcaggaggagcagataggggagcaggaggagcagatgcggaagcaggaggagcagatgtggaagcaggaggagcagataggggagcaggaggagcagatgcgaaagcaggaggagcagatgtggaagcaggaggagcagatgggggagcagatgaggaagcaggaggagcagatgggggagcaggaggagcagatccggaagcaggaggagcagatgggggagcaggaggagcagatgcggaagcaggaggagcagatgggggagcaggaggagcagatgcggaagcaggaggagcagatgggggagcaggaggagcagatgaggaagcaggaggagcagatgggggagcaggaggagcagatgggggagcaggaggagcagatgcggAAGCAGGTGGAGAGGCTGCAATTCAAGGAGGAGAGGCTGTGGGATGAGTATGAGAAgatgcaggaggaggaggagaagatcCGGAGGCAGGTGGAGAAGAGGCGGGAGAAGAAGGAGAGGATGGGAGAGCAGGAGAAGACGCAGGAGGAGCGGTGCTCAgagccctgcctccctccctccaaatATCCTTCTGATATGAGCCACCCTGGCAGCCTGGAGCCTGCACGAGAGGCCGGGAAGGGTTATTCCCATGACAACCGCACTGCACAGATCATGCAGCTGCCCCCTGGAATGAAGAACGCCCAGGAGCGCCCAGGCTTAGGCAGCACCTCCTGCATCCCATTCTTCTACGGAGGAGACAAGAAAAAGATCAAGATCATCAGTATCTAA